AGTTGGGCGCGACGCGCTGGGCCGGAACCGTGGCCTGGTCGTCCATACCGCGCCGGGCCTGGGCCAGCGCCTGCTGCAGCCTGCGCCGCTCCATCTCCAGCGTCTGGAGGGACTCCTCGTGCTCGTCCCGCAGGTCCCGCAGCTCGCGCCGCATGTTCATCGAGCGCCGGAGCCCGAGTGACGCGACCATCATCCCCGCCATGAACACGATGGCGACGACGGCTCCGGCCATGAAGACCTGCCACTGCGAGGTGACGCCCGGAACCTCCTCGCCGAACAGGGTCAGCCGGGCGGCGCCCGGGTCGTCCAGCACCACGGCGACGCCGACCGCACCGGCGGCGAGCGCGACGAGCAGTCCCAGGAAGATCATGCGGAGGGTCCCCTCTCCATCGGGCCCCTGTGCAGGAGGGGCCGAGGTCTCGGACGACGGACCGCATTGCCGGACAAGCCAGACGATCCGACTGGCAAGGCAGCCTAGACCGTGCCCAGAGCACCCGCCAGCCCCACTGCCCACACCGGTACCCCCGGCACCGCAGTTCCGCCCTCAGAAGCCCCCAGGGCAGCGCACGTGCCCCTGGCCGAGATCCTCGCCATCCGAGCGCGGGCGGGGCAGCCGGGATCGTGGCGGTCATGTGCGTCTTGCCTACTCGGCGCTGCGGGATGGCCTGGCGTTCCTGCCGCTGGTCGTTCCGATCCTGGTGCCCGGGCCGGTGGCCGATGTCTGGCGTCCCGTCCGCTTGCCGGGGCGTCGAGCGCGGTCAAGAACTAGGCCTGACAGGCATCCTCACCGGTCTGGCCCAGGACCACCCCACCCGAACCCAGGCCCCGCCCCCGGCAGACATCCGTCCGCAACTGACCGGCGGAGGCCGGTTGGTGACGACTGTGAGCACCGGAGCTCCCGATCCAGGCCGTGCCCGACGCGATCGCGGGGGTCGCGGCCCTGTGATGGGTGCGGGACAACGTCGGAGTGTTCGGGCCCGGAGGCGCGTGGCATGGCCAGCAGTGCGCAGCCGCCAGCCAGCCAACGCCAGACGTCACTTGCGGCGGCGGCCGCGCTTGGGCTTCGCCTTCTCGCCAGGCCCGGCGAGCCGGACGTTCACTCCGCCGGAGGGCTTGCCCAAAGTCGCGGGACGGCGGCCGGTCTTCGGCTTCGAGTCGAGGACGGCCGTGCCGGTCGCGCGCTTGGACGAGCGGGCCCCCTTGGCTCCGGCCGCCATCACCGGGGCGGTCTTGGCACGGGCCTCGGCACGCGCAATCTGCTCGCGCGTCCTGCTCACCCGCTTACGGCCGGTGCCGCTGCGCGCGATGCGGGCCGCCATGCCGTTGCTGCTCGTGCCCGCCTGGGCGACGCGCAGGCGGCGCGTCCAGGTTCCGAGGTGGGCGGCGACGATCAGCAGGACCAGCGCGATGCCGACGCTCTTGCCCCACTGGAGCCGGTCGGTCGCCGCGATGTTCTGGGCCCTCGGCGAGTCGGTGGCGATCTGCGGCGCGGGGTAGGTGAACCCGGGCGTCGCACCGTCCGGCTGGACGGACGGGAGGGTGACCGGCGAGTCGTTGTTGAACGGGGTCAGCGGCGTCCCCGTGCTGGGGACCTGGGAGCCGCCGGAAGGCAGGGACGGCACCGAGCCGCTGCCCGGGGTGGACCCCGTCCCGCCTCCGAGTGAGGTGGTCGCCGAAGCGATGCCCGAGGAGAGCGACCCACCCGTGCCCGTGGACCGGATCGCCTTGACGCCCACGGAGGCCGCGCCGGTGGTCCTGGTCAGCGACAGGGTGGTGGAGCAGCTCGTTCCCGAGCAGAGGGAGTTCAGCGAGCCGGACTTGGACTTCACGCCCGAACCGCCGAGCGCGTAACCGGTGAGGTCGTCTTCGAGGCCGCGGTTCCACTTCACGACGAGCTTGCCGCCGGACACGCTGGCGGACACGCCGGTGGGCGCGGCCGGCGCGATGCGCACGGTGAAGGTGTTGGAGTCGTAGACGTGGTTGGTCTGCTTGCCGAGCAGGTAGACCTTGTAGCGACCATTCCGACTGATCGAGAAGGTCCCGGACATATCGCCGGAGAGGCCCTTCTCCTGGAGGAACGTGTCGCCTATCCCGGGGCCGTCCACCCGCAGCTGCATCGTGATGGCGAAGTCGAAGTGCGCCTTCGCGGTCACCTGGGACCCGCTGCTGATCACGGCGCCGTCCGCCGGGGTGATGACGCTTGTCGAGGCCGCCTGCGCGGGCAGGGCGGCGAGTACCGGGAAGCTCATCGCAAGGGGTGCCGCGAGCGCGATCGCACCGATCCTGCGAATGATGGTCACGGCCTCAATCCCTTCGACAGCTCGCGCCGGACTTCCGCCGGGCGCACCGCACCTGACGATAACTACGGGCTTACGGCAGCGTAACGTACCACCGGGTAGCAAAAGTCACAGAGGGATGACAAAGAGAAACGTGTTTCATTCTCCGCGCCCCTCCCCAGCCTCTATTGACACTCAGTGCAACGAGACATGTGGCGCCAGGGTACGCCGTCCTGCTCCACAGGACCAGCCCTCGCCCGAGAAACGATCAGCCGCCCCTTCAGCCCCATGAGCATCGGGGCTTCGACTGCCACCGACACCTCGACGACCTCACCTCGCACCCGGCACCGCACCACCCGCGCCCCCGACGTGGCCGCGATCTCCCCGGCCCTCGCGCAGGCGGCTCCGCCCCCATCGGCGACTCGCGCCGCCCCCGCCAGCGCCGCCATGTCGGCCGCCGCCTCCCCCCGATGCCGCGCGCCCCCGAACCCCACCGACCAGGATCGCCGCCACCCCCACCACCCAGACCAAAACCGCGAACCCCAATACCCAAAGCGTCCCCGACCCCCGGTCCCCACCGATCGCCCCACGTTCGGGATGCTCGCGGGCCCCGCCGTCATCGGCCCCGCGTCGACTGGCAGCGCCGCGATCTGACCGCGCCGCCAGCGTCGCGGCGATCGTCCCCGCGGCGTACTCGCCCCCGCCCCCACTCACAACTCCCTCCACCACCAACCAACCACCGCTCCCACCGCCCATCCCTCACCACT
The sequence above is a segment of the Actinomadura coerulea genome. Coding sequences within it:
- a CDS encoding Rv3654c family TadE-like protein, with translation MTAGPASIPNVGRSVGTGGRGRFGYWGSRFWSGWWGWRRSWSVGFGGARHRGEAAADMAALAGAARVADGGGAACARAGEIAATSGARVVRCRVRGEVVEVSVAVEAPMLMGLKGRLIVSRARAGPVEQDGVPWRHMSRCTECQ